In Dermacentor variabilis isolate Ectoservices chromosome 11, ASM5094787v1, whole genome shotgun sequence, one genomic interval encodes:
- the LOC142564137 gene encoding juvenile hormone acid O-methyltransferase-like gives MERTSKKQNVPAFDVSSYSTLSIWNGFYEAVFDFIKMTVPARISEGRQMLDIGCGDGHVTREVLLPRSLPCRRLVATDVSSDMVGFARANFPHPKISYDLLDVSDSGDVKRFMDTYGRFERVYSVCCLNWVRDQTSAFGNIASLMTDDGDCVLLYPAVGIIRGIWQRLAATHRWSRFTDAFKSFTTRSFQLTDDESLMAYVRDLLEGAGLYASTCELLRFDWLDTAPVSQLAQYAVSISPVHDELTEEEKVLLQEDVEREMTTLKSLGREKADTAFYLIRATRRRKN, from the exons ATGGAGCGGACATCGAAGAAGCAGAACGTTCCCGCATTCGACGTGTCTTCGTACTCTACACTTTCTATTTGGAATGGTTTCTACGAGGCGGTGTTCGACTTCATCAAAATGACGGTCCCGGCCAGGATAAGCGAAGGTCGGCAGATGCTCGACATCGGCTGCGGAGATGGTCACGTGACAAGAGAGGTCCTCCTGCCGCGGAGCCTGCCGTGTCGAAGACTGGTGGCTACGGACGTGTCTTCGGATATGGTCGGCTTTGCGAGGGCCAACTTTCCGCACCCCAAGATTTCCTACGACCTCCTCGACGTCAGCGATTCTGGTGACGTAAAACGTTTTATGGACACGTACGGTCGGTTTGAACGGGTCTACTCTGTCTGCTGCCTGAATTGGGTGCGAGACCAGACGTCAGCGTTCGGCAACATAGCCTCACTTATGACCGATGATGGCGACTGCGTGCTGCTATACCCAGCCGTCGGCATTATCCGGGGAATTTGGCAAAGGTTGGCAGCGACTCATCGATGGAGTCGCTTTACCGAC GCGTTCAAGTCGTTCACAACGAGGAGCTTCCAGTTGACGGATGACGAGTCTCTGATGGCGTACGTGCGGGACCTGCTCGAAGGAGCGGGCCTGTACGCGAGCACGTGTGAGCTGCTTCGATTCGACTGGCTCGACACCGCCCCAGTGAGTCAGCTAGCCC AGTATGCGGTGTCCATCAGCCCTGTTCACGACGAGCTCACCGAAGAGGAGAAGGTGCTTCTTCAAGAGGACGTCGAGAGAGAAATGACCACACTGAAATCGCTGGGACGTGAAAAAGCTGATACCGCATTCTATCTTATTCGTGCGACTCGACGTCGTAAGAATTAG